A stretch of Caenibius tardaugens NBRC 16725 DNA encodes these proteins:
- a CDS encoding 2Fe-2S iron-sulfur cluster-binding protein, translated as MQVRFIDPDGGEHLVHAEAGESAMRCATRALIPGIIGECGGAMACATCHCYAEPPEGALLPPPEAQERDMIEGCIDTRPTSRLTCQVILEPALDGMTFIVPASQV; from the coding sequence ATGCAGGTCCGGTTTATCGACCCCGATGGCGGCGAACATCTTGTGCATGCCGAAGCAGGTGAAAGCGCCATGCGCTGTGCCACACGTGCACTGATACCGGGCATTATCGGTGAATGCGGCGGAGCGATGGCTTGTGCCACCTGCCATTGTTACGCCGAACCACCCGAAGGGGCCTTGCTGCCCCCGCCCGAGGCACAGGAGCGGGACATGATCGAAGGCTGCATCGATACACGCCCGACCAGCCGCCTGACCTGTCAGGTCATTCTGGAACCGGCGCTGGACGGCATGACCTTCATCGTTCCTGCGTCGCAAGTCTGA
- a CDS encoding TetR/AcrR family transcriptional regulator, with protein MARTQAADYEERKEAILAHASSLFAERGFLGTSVMDIALACGASKSLLYHYYPSKEDVLFDVMTSHVDLLLDDVDTVLALDLPPGESLHTVLHYFMRHYVGASDRQKVLLNELENLPADKRQEIVATQRKIVDAVQTLLVAALPEHCADPVEARGRTMLLFGMINWTGNWFDPTGKLTYQQIADMAYEMVLSGTVAPTKG; from the coding sequence ATGGCCCGCACTCAGGCCGCAGACTACGAAGAACGCAAGGAAGCAATACTCGCCCATGCATCCTCGCTTTTCGCCGAGAGAGGATTCCTGGGCACCTCGGTCATGGATATCGCCCTAGCCTGCGGCGCATCCAAATCGCTCCTTTACCATTACTACCCGTCGAAAGAGGACGTGCTTTTCGATGTGATGACATCGCACGTCGATCTCCTGCTCGACGATGTCGATACCGTTCTGGCGCTGGATCTTCCGCCCGGTGAAAGCCTGCACACCGTACTGCATTATTTTATGCGCCATTACGTCGGCGCATCCGATCGTCAGAAAGTTCTGCTGAACGAACTGGAAAACCTGCCCGCCGACAAGCGGCAGGAAATCGTGGCAACGCAGCGCAAGATTGTCGATGCTGTACAGACACTGCTGGTGGCAGCTCTACCGGAACATTGTGCTGATCCGGTAGAGGCACGTGGCCGGACCATGCTGCTGTTCGGCATGATCAACTGGACTGGCAACTGGTTCGATCCGACCGGAAAACTGACGTATCAGCAAATCGCGGACATGGCTTACGAAATGGTCCTGTCGGGAACCGTTGCGCCGACGAAAGGCTAG
- a CDS encoding TadE/TadG family type IV pilus assembly protein, which yields MMEALLLRRLARDQKGAAIIEFALLAPALIGACIGILAIGIQLQNYSAMRSLASDMNRYTVVEYQKSNRMTAAQITDVTSALAVNPLYGLKGDRFTVSVEEAASPIAGAKKFTMTLSYSPFLSFYGMNPLTFSHKQNIYVSAGT from the coding sequence ATGATGGAGGCGCTGCTTCTCCGACGGCTCGCGCGCGACCAAAAGGGCGCTGCTATCATCGAGTTTGCGCTGCTCGCCCCGGCCTTGATCGGCGCTTGTATCGGCATACTCGCAATCGGAATCCAGTTGCAGAACTACAGCGCCATGCGCTCGCTTGCATCGGACATGAACCGCTACACCGTGGTCGAATACCAGAAATCGAACAGGATGACCGCCGCGCAGATCACCGATGTCACCTCTGCTCTTGCGGTTAATCCGCTCTACGGCCTGAAAGGTGATCGATTCACCGTCAGCGTCGAGGAAGCGGCAAGTCCGATCGCAGGCGCGAAGAAATTCACAATGACCCTGAGCTATAGCCCGTTCCTGTCGTTCTACGGCATGAATCCGCTCACCTTCAGCCATAAGCAGAATATCTACGTTTCTGCGGGAACGTAA
- a CDS encoding nuclear transport factor 2 family protein, producing MSNIPLTLAFFEAWKSCDPDTIAALMSEDCFYHNVPMEPVVGRPAIVEFLRGFLGDAETVVFDVLAIAETANGTVLTERVDHFDYGGRTLALPVMGSFQFRDGLVTRWLDYFDMAPFAGTAAP from the coding sequence ATGAGCAACATCCCCTTGACCCTCGCCTTCTTCGAAGCGTGGAAATCGTGCGATCCCGACACCATCGCCGCGCTGATGAGCGAAGACTGCTTTTACCACAACGTGCCGATGGAACCGGTCGTGGGCCGACCAGCCATCGTCGAATTCCTCCGCGGATTTCTGGGCGACGCCGAAACCGTGGTGTTCGATGTGCTGGCCATTGCGGAAACCGCCAATGGCACCGTGCTGACCGAACGGGTCGATCATTTCGACTACGGCGGACGCACGCTCGCACTGCCGGTGATGGGCAGTTTCCAGTTCAGGGACGGGCTGGTCACGCGCTGGCTCGATTACTTCGACATGGCCCCTTTTGCCGGAACAGCCGCTCCATGA
- a CDS encoding TadE/TadG family type IV pilus assembly protein yields the protein MYISGYFPFIISPLMIWVLGAIQERHRGNALFNRIARMLRGLRKHTSGNAAFIVAIGMPAFIGGAGMAVDVSQWYLWKREVQHSADQAALAGAWALIDADSASSYEMRAKQEFDGNLAVTADFVSTPNVTLADYAGGEDNSVVITAQVSKRLPFSGFLTGNAVTVAVRAQASFKAGANYGACLIALKKNGNGMDIGGNASVKAACGLAALSCGDDAVVIDGSATVETDSIATCGKANVPPENQDVVSENVKGLQDIYADLVPPENNDVPPPYSCKNVNKTEMAILRPGIYNGGIVVKCNTTLDQGVYIIDGGILDLSANYDVTGANVLFVLKNGARIKLGGNGNGNKITLSPMESGPYKDILIIEDRDSHPDNPGHKINGNSNSLIEGLIYLPNGEIEILGTADIASQCLQISAYKIKISGNANIETLCPTGTSVGSGLVMVRLVG from the coding sequence TTGTATATTTCCGGATACTTTCCTTTTATTATCTCCCCATTAATGATTTGGGTGTTAGGTGCGATTCAGGAACGACACAGGGGAAACGCGTTGTTCAACAGGATCGCTCGCATGCTCCGTGGGCTGCGTAAACACACGAGCGGAAACGCCGCGTTCATCGTGGCTATCGGCATGCCAGCCTTTATTGGCGGTGCCGGCATGGCCGTCGATGTTTCGCAATGGTATCTGTGGAAGCGCGAAGTACAGCATTCGGCCGACCAGGCCGCTCTCGCGGGCGCGTGGGCATTGATCGATGCAGACTCCGCCTCGAGCTACGAGATGCGTGCAAAACAGGAGTTTGACGGCAATCTCGCGGTTACGGCGGACTTTGTCTCCACTCCGAACGTGACTCTGGCTGACTATGCCGGCGGCGAAGACAACAGCGTCGTCATCACCGCTCAGGTATCGAAGCGTCTGCCGTTCAGCGGTTTTCTCACCGGCAATGCGGTGACTGTCGCGGTACGGGCGCAAGCCAGCTTCAAGGCTGGCGCGAACTACGGCGCATGTCTCATCGCCCTGAAGAAAAACGGCAACGGCATGGACATTGGCGGCAATGCTTCGGTCAAGGCTGCCTGCGGCCTTGCCGCCTTGTCGTGCGGCGATGATGCAGTCGTCATCGATGGCTCTGCAACGGTCGAAACGGATTCGATTGCGACATGCGGAAAGGCCAATGTCCCGCCCGAAAATCAGGATGTCGTTTCTGAAAATGTCAAAGGCCTGCAGGATATATATGCGGACCTTGTCCCTCCTGAAAACAACGATGTGCCGCCACCCTATTCCTGCAAGAATGTCAACAAGACTGAAATGGCCATTCTTCGCCCCGGCATCTACAATGGCGGGATCGTTGTGAAATGTAATACTACATTGGATCAAGGTGTATACATTATAGACGGCGGCATTCTCGACCTGTCAGCCAATTACGACGTTACGGGCGCCAATGTCCTGTTCGTTCTGAAAAACGGCGCGCGCATCAAACTGGGCGGCAACGGGAATGGTAACAAAATTACCCTGTCACCCATGGAAAGCGGCCCCTACAAGGATATTCTCATCATTGAAGACCGGGATAGCCATCCGGATAACCCGGGGCACAAGATCAACGGCAATTCCAATTCTCTGATTGAGGGCCTGATATATCTGCCCAACGGCGAAATCGAGATTCTCGGTACCGCTGACATTGCCAGCCAGTGCCTTCAGATTTCCGCATACAAGATCAAGATCTCGGGCAATGCTAACATTGAAACGCTGTGTCCGACCGGCACTTCCGTGGGATCGGGCTTGGTCATGGTTCGACTGGTGGGATAG
- a CDS encoding TadE/TadG family type IV pilus assembly protein — MAREQIRALWHRLTSDRQGAVLIETAIVMPVLILLALGSFDVGRMVTRQIELQSGVAEVEAIVLAANAGASTNTGELATLLKNSLSLTDDKVSVAKIYRCDADTKFVQSTSDCIGNSVVSTYVQIDLKDKYIPLWTHFGVSKTFNYDVSRTVQVDTETLPDPAESA; from the coding sequence ATGGCAAGGGAACAAATCCGTGCCCTGTGGCACAGGCTCACCAGCGATCGCCAGGGCGCGGTGCTTATCGAAACAGCCATCGTCATGCCAGTTCTGATCTTGCTGGCCCTGGGCAGCTTCGACGTTGGCCGGATGGTCACACGACAGATCGAATTGCAGAGTGGCGTTGCCGAAGTCGAAGCGATCGTACTTGCAGCAAATGCCGGTGCTTCAACGAATACCGGCGAACTTGCCACGCTACTGAAGAACTCTCTTTCCTTAACCGATGATAAGGTCAGCGTGGCCAAGATCTATCGCTGTGATGCGGATACAAAGTTTGTCCAAAGTACGAGCGACTGCATCGGCAATTCTGTGGTTTCGACGTACGTCCAGATAGATCTGAAGGACAAGTACATCCCATTGTGGACCCATTTCGGCGTCAGCAAGACGTTCAACTACGACGTAAGTCGAACAGTGCAGGTCGATACCGAAACGCTCCCCGATCCGGCGGAATCCGCATGA
- a CDS encoding TIGR03619 family F420-dependent LLM class oxidoreductase, with amino-acid sequence MTGTRIAISLTSIEHLTGGDVGGVLEFARKADAAGVDQLTVSEHVAMGREVIGYPYGAYPSTVDADWYEPIAMLSAVAAVTQRTRLSSSILIAPLRPAVLLAKQLATVDHLSNGRLEIGIGTGWQKAEYDGCGVPFEGRTVLLDEQVRAMQALWSNAPARFAGRRIAFEGLYSLPYPRQSGGVPVWFGIAPGPTNIARMAELGAGWIPWFGLPSGNGGGHTHREQALEQIADGRAHIHAALEALGRDPRQFGIRVMPEPAMGTHGYDLAATIAAAHDYVAAGATHLEFAPGLFCRDLSELDEALAAILTLQGGGS; translated from the coding sequence ATGACCGGCACGCGCATTGCCATCAGCCTCACCAGCATCGAACACCTGACAGGCGGCGACGTCGGCGGCGTACTTGAATTTGCCCGCAAGGCCGATGCAGCCGGGGTGGATCAGTTGACGGTATCAGAACATGTGGCAATGGGCCGTGAGGTGATCGGCTATCCCTATGGCGCCTACCCGTCCACCGTGGATGCCGACTGGTATGAACCCATCGCGATGCTCTCTGCCGTGGCGGCAGTGACACAGCGGACACGGCTCTCCAGCAGCATTTTGATCGCCCCGCTGCGCCCCGCCGTCTTGCTCGCCAAGCAACTGGCCACAGTCGATCACCTGTCGAATGGACGGCTCGAAATCGGAATCGGCACCGGTTGGCAGAAGGCCGAATACGACGGTTGCGGCGTCCCCTTTGAAGGGCGGACGGTACTACTCGACGAACAGGTTCGGGCGATGCAGGCACTGTGGTCCAATGCCCCCGCGCGCTTTGCCGGGCGCCGCATCGCATTCGAGGGACTCTACAGCCTGCCCTATCCACGCCAGAGCGGCGGCGTGCCGGTCTGGTTCGGCATTGCCCCCGGCCCCACCAATATCGCGCGCATGGCGGAACTTGGTGCAGGCTGGATACCATGGTTCGGTCTGCCATCAGGCAATGGCGGGGGCCATACGCATCGCGAGCAGGCTCTCGAACAGATCGCCGATGGGCGTGCGCATATCCACGCCGCGCTGGAAGCGCTTGGGCGCGATCCGCGGCAATTTGGCATCCGTGTCATGCCGGAACCCGCCATGGGCACGCATGGCTATGATCTGGCCGCCACAATCGCCGCCGCGCACGACTATGTGGCAGCGGGCGCCACCCATCTGGAGTTTGCGCCGGGCCTGTTTTGTCGTGACCTGTCCGAACTGGATGAGGCGCTGGCTGCGATACTGACTTTACAAGGCGGTGGATCATAA